A single window of Modestobacter italicus DNA harbors:
- the cbiQ gene encoding cobalt ECF transporter T component CbiQ, giving the protein MSGLAIDDAAWASAWRPRSPGDKVLVSLGLVFSALLLPVWPGSVLVGLVAVGLALGPARVPARTFGRAVRAPLAFIAIGALTTVVEVGGGGVGWAPDAAARAGSLVGHAVAGSAAVLLLATTTPLSDLLPALQRLRVPAAVIEVASVTYRMLFVLLTSLRTIREAQTARMGYAGLRHSYRSSGALAAAVLTRSWDRARRLQEGLAGRGLETGLRVLPETLPASRRFEAASVLGLAALTAVSLVVAR; this is encoded by the coding sequence GTGAGCGGACTCGCGATCGACGACGCCGCCTGGGCCAGCGCCTGGCGTCCCCGCTCCCCGGGGGACAAGGTGCTGGTCAGCCTGGGCCTGGTGTTCAGCGCGCTGCTGCTGCCGGTGTGGCCGGGGAGCGTGCTGGTCGGGCTGGTCGCGGTCGGGCTGGCGCTGGGCCCGGCCCGGGTGCCGGCGCGCACCTTCGGCCGGGCGGTGCGGGCGCCGCTGGCGTTCATCGCGATCGGCGCGCTGACCACGGTCGTCGAGGTCGGCGGCGGCGGGGTCGGCTGGGCGCCGGACGCCGCGGCCCGGGCCGGCTCGCTGGTCGGTCACGCGGTGGCCGGCAGCGCCGCCGTCCTGCTGCTGGCCACCACGACGCCGCTGTCGGACCTGCTGCCGGCGCTGCAGCGGCTGCGGGTGCCCGCCGCCGTCATCGAGGTCGCCTCGGTGACCTACCGGATGCTGTTCGTGCTGCTCACCAGCCTGCGCACCATCCGCGAGGCGCAGACCGCCCGGATGGGCTACGCCGGCCTGCGCCACTCCTACCGCTCGTCGGGGGCGCTGGCCGCCGCGGTGCTCACCCGCTCCTGGGACCGCGCCCGGCGGCTGCAGGAGGGGCTGGCCGGCCGCGGTCTGGAGACCGGGCTGCGGGTGCTGCCGGAGACGCTGCCCGCCTCCCGCCGCTTCGAGGCCGCCAGCGTGCTCGGCCTCGCCGCGCTCACCGCGGTCAGCCTGGTGGTGGCCCGGTGA
- a CDS encoding energy-coupling factor ABC transporter ATP-binding protein, translating to MSHLTLAGTGLVVGYDRSRPVLDGASLTVAPGRRLAVLGANGSGKTTLLRCLSGALAPARGRVTLDGAELRHTRAGLRAHRQAVQLVLQDPDDQLFSASVAQDVSFGPVNLELPEAEVRARVAEALDLLSVTHLAGRPTHQLSYGERKRVAIAGAVAMRPCVLLLDEPTAGLDPTAVGEALAALSRLQEADSTVVMSTHDVDLALRWADEVAVVVDGGVVQGRPDVVLGDDVLLARARLDRPWALTVGARLQALGLLPGGALPRDADALVAALPDSPGVRAC from the coding sequence GTGAGCCACCTGACCCTGGCCGGCACCGGGCTGGTGGTCGGCTACGACCGGTCCCGGCCGGTGCTCGACGGCGCCTCGCTCACCGTGGCCCCGGGCCGGCGGCTCGCGGTGCTCGGCGCGAACGGCTCGGGCAAGACCACGCTGCTGCGCTGCCTGTCCGGCGCCCTGGCCCCGGCCCGCGGCCGGGTGACCCTGGACGGCGCGGAGCTGCGGCACACCCGCGCCGGCCTGCGCGCCCACCGGCAGGCGGTCCAGCTGGTGCTGCAGGACCCCGACGACCAGCTGTTCAGCGCCTCGGTCGCCCAGGACGTCTCCTTCGGTCCGGTCAACCTCGAGCTGCCCGAGGCCGAGGTGCGCGCCCGGGTCGCCGAGGCGCTGGACCTGCTGTCCGTCACGCACCTGGCCGGCCGGCCCACCCACCAGCTCTCCTACGGCGAGCGCAAGCGGGTGGCGATCGCCGGCGCGGTCGCCATGCGTCCCTGCGTGCTGCTGCTCGACGAGCCGACCGCCGGGCTCGACCCGACCGCCGTCGGGGAGGCGCTGGCCGCGCTGAGCCGGCTGCAGGAGGCGGACTCCACCGTCGTGATGAGCACCCACGACGTCGACCTGGCGCTGCGCTGGGCCGACGAGGTCGCCGTCGTGGTCGACGGCGGGGTCGTGCAGGGCCGCCCGGACGTCGTCCTCGGGGACGACGTCCTGCTGGCCCGCGCCCGGCTGGACCGGCCCTGGGCGCTCACCGTGGGGGCCCGGCTGCAGGCCCTGGGGCTGCTGCCCGGCGGCGCCCTCCCCCGCGACGCCGACGCCCTGGTCGCCGCCCTGCCCGACTCCCCGGGCGTCCGGGCGTGCTGA
- the cobA gene encoding uroporphyrinogen-III C-methyltransferase, translated as MSSPTDPATVYPVGLRLAGRRVVVVGGGQVAHRRVAGLLEAGALVTVVSPELTPALEALVAPGSVTWHPRRYVAGDLAGAWYAVAATDAPAVNAAVAAEAERDRVFCARADDRSTSTVWTPAVGRQGDLVVGVHGGGDPQRAVGVRDAVLAGLTDGSIADRAARAPSVAVGSVVLVGGGPGDPGLVTVRGRQAVAGADVVLADHLAPQGLLASLPPEVEVIDASKLPRGRAMAQEQINTLLVDRARRGKRVVRLKGGDPFVFGRGYEELEACTAAGIPVEVVPGVTSAIAVPGLAGIPVTHRGMTHEFVVVSGHVPPGHPSSLVDWAALGRLRGTVVVLMGVDTAPAISAALIEHGRDPQTPVAVVSDGATPAQRSVRTTLAGLAQTLVDEGVRPPAVWVVGDVVALGA; from the coding sequence GTGAGCTCCCCGACCGATCCCGCCACCGTCTACCCGGTCGGCCTCCGGCTGGCGGGGCGCCGGGTGGTCGTCGTCGGCGGTGGCCAGGTCGCCCACCGGCGCGTCGCCGGCCTGCTCGAGGCCGGCGCCCTGGTGACCGTGGTGAGCCCGGAGCTGACCCCCGCTCTGGAGGCCCTGGTCGCCCCCGGGTCGGTGACCTGGCACCCCCGGCGGTACGTCGCCGGGGACCTCGCCGGCGCCTGGTACGCCGTCGCCGCCACCGACGCCCCCGCGGTCAACGCCGCCGTCGCCGCGGAGGCCGAGCGCGACCGGGTGTTCTGCGCCCGGGCCGATGACCGGTCGACCTCGACGGTGTGGACCCCCGCCGTCGGCCGGCAGGGCGACCTGGTCGTCGGCGTGCACGGCGGCGGCGACCCGCAGCGCGCCGTCGGCGTCCGCGACGCAGTGCTCGCCGGGCTCACCGACGGCTCGATCGCCGACCGGGCCGCGCGCGCCCCGTCGGTCGCCGTCGGCAGCGTGGTGCTGGTCGGCGGCGGGCCGGGCGACCCGGGGCTGGTCACCGTCCGGGGCCGGCAGGCCGTCGCCGGGGCGGACGTCGTGCTGGCCGACCACCTCGCCCCGCAGGGGCTGCTCGCCTCGCTGCCGCCGGAGGTCGAGGTCATCGACGCCTCCAAGCTCCCCCGCGGGCGGGCGATGGCGCAGGAGCAGATCAACACCCTGCTGGTCGACCGGGCGCGGCGGGGCAAGCGGGTGGTGCGGCTCAAGGGCGGCGACCCGTTCGTGTTCGGCCGCGGCTACGAGGAGCTGGAGGCGTGCACCGCCGCCGGCATCCCGGTGGAGGTCGTCCCCGGCGTGACCAGCGCGATCGCCGTGCCCGGGCTGGCCGGGATCCCGGTCACCCACCGCGGCATGACCCACGAGTTCGTCGTCGTCTCCGGGCACGTCCCGCCCGGGCACCCGTCGTCGCTGGTCGACTGGGCGGCGCTCGGCCGGCTGCGCGGCACCGTCGTCGTGTTGATGGGCGTCGACACCGCCCCGGCGATCAGCGCCGCGCTGATCGAGCACGGCCGGGACCCGCAGACCCCGGTCGCCGTCGTCAGCGACGGGGCGACCCCGGCGCAGCGCTCGGTGCGCACCACGCTGGCCGGTCTGGCGCAGACCCTCGTCGACGAGGGCGTGCGCCCGCCGGCGGTCTGGGTCGTGGGCGACGTCGTCGCACTCGGCGCCTGA
- the cobT gene encoding nicotinate-nucleotide--dimethylbenzimidazole phosphoribosyltransferase, translating into MSHFAGTLLGETIAAVRPRDAAAEHAARQRLDRMTKPPGSLGVLEDVAAQLAGTAGECPAPLPTPAAVAVFAGDHGVHAQGVTPWPQEVTAQMVANFATGGAVVNAFAAGLGADVVVVDVGVASPVGPAAGLLDRNVRRGTADLALGPAMTLEEARRAVEVGIEVATGLAADHGCLVTGDMGITNTTASAALVCAFTGASPVAATGRGTGVDDPTLARKVDVVTRAVARVPAPPTTPEEALAALAEVGGLEHAALAGFLLGAAAARVPVLLDGVIAGSAALVAAALCPTALEHALAGHSSAEPGAGLALRALGLRPLLGLDLRLGEGTGALLAFPLVASAARALRDVATFDSAGVTEK; encoded by the coding sequence TTGAGCCACTTCGCCGGCACGCTGCTGGGCGAGACGATCGCCGCCGTCCGCCCCCGGGACGCCGCAGCGGAGCACGCTGCCCGGCAGCGGCTGGACCGGATGACCAAGCCGCCGGGCTCGCTCGGCGTGCTGGAGGACGTGGCCGCCCAGCTCGCCGGGACCGCCGGGGAGTGCCCGGCGCCGCTGCCGACCCCCGCCGCCGTCGCTGTCTTCGCCGGTGACCACGGGGTGCACGCGCAGGGCGTCACGCCGTGGCCGCAGGAGGTGACCGCCCAGATGGTGGCCAATTTCGCCACCGGCGGTGCGGTGGTCAACGCCTTCGCCGCCGGCCTCGGCGCGGACGTCGTCGTGGTCGACGTCGGGGTCGCCTCGCCGGTCGGCCCGGCTGCCGGGCTGCTGGACCGCAACGTCCGCCGCGGCACCGCCGACCTGGCCCTCGGCCCGGCGATGACGCTCGAGGAGGCCCGGCGCGCCGTCGAGGTCGGCATCGAGGTGGCCACCGGGCTCGCCGCCGACCACGGCTGCCTGGTCACCGGCGACATGGGGATCACCAACACCACCGCCTCGGCCGCCCTGGTCTGCGCCTTCACCGGCGCGAGCCCGGTCGCCGCCACCGGCCGCGGCACCGGGGTCGACGACCCCACCCTGGCCCGCAAGGTCGACGTCGTCACCCGCGCGGTGGCCCGGGTGCCGGCGCCGCCGACGACCCCCGAGGAGGCGCTCGCCGCGCTGGCGGAGGTCGGCGGGCTCGAGCACGCCGCGCTGGCCGGCTTCCTGCTCGGCGCTGCCGCGGCCCGCGTCCCGGTGCTGCTCGACGGCGTCATCGCCGGCTCGGCGGCGCTGGTCGCCGCCGCGCTCTGCCCGACGGCGCTCGAGCACGCCCTCGCCGGGCACAGCTCCGCCGAGCCGGGCGCCGGCCTGGCGCTGCGCGCGCTGGGGCTGCGCCCGCTGCTGGGCCTGGACCTGCGGCTGGGCGAGGGCACCGGCGCGCTGCTGGCGTTCCCGCTGGTCGCCAGCGCGGCCCGCGCGCTGCGCGACGTCGCCACCTTCGACTCGGCGGGCGTCACCGAGAAGTGA
- a CDS encoding energy-coupling factor ABC transporter permease produces the protein MHIAEGFLPPAHAIGWTVAAAPFVVHGARCVVREVRENPESTLLLGAAGAFTFVLSALKLPSVTGSSSHPTGTGLGAVLFRPPVMALLGTIVLLFQALLLAHGGLTTLGANAFSMAVVGPWVGYGAYRLTRRLGGGLLPAVFAAMALSDLSTYVTTALQLAWAHPDAESGFLGAAVKFLGVFAVTQVPLAIGEGLLGVLLFRVLTVNARPELERLGVLTPEPDEPGSGAETGPGFGAETGEGERR, from the coding sequence GTGCACATCGCTGAGGGGTTCCTCCCGCCCGCGCACGCCATCGGCTGGACCGTCGCCGCCGCCCCGTTCGTCGTCCACGGCGCCCGGTGCGTGGTCAGGGAGGTGCGGGAGAACCCCGAGTCGACGCTGCTGCTGGGCGCCGCCGGGGCGTTCACCTTCGTGCTGAGCGCGCTCAAGCTGCCCTCGGTGACCGGCTCGTCGTCCCACCCGACCGGCACCGGGCTGGGCGCCGTCCTGTTCCGGCCCCCGGTGATGGCGCTGCTGGGCACGATCGTGCTGCTGTTCCAGGCGCTGCTGCTGGCCCACGGCGGGCTCACCACGCTCGGCGCCAACGCCTTCTCGATGGCGGTCGTCGGGCCGTGGGTCGGCTACGGCGCCTACCGGCTCACCCGCCGGCTCGGCGGCGGCCTGCTGCCGGCCGTGTTCGCGGCGATGGCGCTGTCGGACCTCTCCACCTACGTGACCACGGCGCTGCAGCTGGCCTGGGCGCACCCGGACGCCGAGAGCGGCTTCCTCGGCGCGGCGGTCAAGTTCCTCGGCGTCTTCGCGGTCACCCAGGTCCCGCTGGCGATCGGCGAGGGGCTGCTCGGCGTCCTGCTGTTCCGGGTGCTCACGGTCAACGCCCGGCCCGAGCTCGAGCGCCTCGGCGTCCTCACCCCCGAGCCCGACGAACCAGGTTCCGGCGCCGAGACCGGGCCCGGTTTCGGCGCCGAGACCGGCGAGGGGGAACGGCGGTGA
- a CDS encoding cobyrinate a,c-diamide synthase: MSSHRIPRIVVAAPSSNAGKTSITTGLVAALTNRGLVVSPHKVGPDYIDPGYHGLAAGRPGRNLDMWLAGEDRVTPLFLHGARGADVAVVEGVMGLFDGAAHASVEPGYGSTAQVAAHLQAPVVLVVDAASQARSVAALVHGFATFDPTVRIGGVVLNRVGSDRHEAILREALGAAGVPVLGAVRRIEALQTPSRHLGLVPAAERSAEAVRTVRALGAVVEASVDLDAVLRLARTAPDLAGDAWDPVAEVTAVPGRPVVAVAGGPAFTFGYAETAELLTAAGAEVVTVDPLRDSALPEGTAALVVGGGFPEVHASALSANVGLRTAIADLAARGGPIAAECAGLLYLSRELDGEPMCGVLPTTTAMHPRLTLGYRSAVALTDSVLAPAGTRVRGHEFHRTTASPAAGATPAWQWNADGPEGFVSGSVHASYLHLHWAGSPAMASRFVTAAARQEVLGAHR; the protein is encoded by the coding sequence GTGAGCAGCCACCGGATCCCGCGGATCGTCGTCGCGGCGCCGTCGTCCAACGCGGGCAAGACGTCGATCACCACCGGGCTGGTCGCCGCGCTGACGAACCGCGGCCTCGTCGTCAGCCCGCACAAGGTCGGCCCGGACTACATCGACCCCGGCTACCACGGTCTGGCCGCCGGCCGCCCCGGCCGGAACCTGGACATGTGGCTGGCCGGCGAGGACCGGGTCACCCCGCTGTTCCTGCACGGCGCCCGCGGTGCCGACGTCGCCGTCGTCGAGGGCGTGATGGGCCTGTTCGACGGCGCCGCGCACGCCAGCGTCGAGCCCGGCTACGGCTCCACCGCGCAGGTCGCCGCCCACCTGCAGGCGCCGGTGGTGCTGGTCGTCGACGCCGCCTCGCAGGCCCGCAGCGTGGCCGCGCTCGTGCACGGGTTCGCCACCTTCGACCCCACGGTGCGGATCGGCGGCGTCGTCCTCAACCGGGTCGGCAGCGACCGGCACGAGGCGATCCTGCGCGAGGCGCTCGGCGCGGCCGGGGTGCCGGTGCTCGGCGCGGTCCGCCGGATCGAGGCGCTGCAGACCCCGTCCCGGCACCTCGGGCTGGTGCCGGCCGCCGAGCGCTCGGCCGAGGCGGTGCGCACGGTGCGCGCGCTGGGTGCGGTCGTCGAGGCGAGCGTCGACCTGGACGCCGTCCTCCGGCTGGCCCGCACCGCCCCGGACCTGGCCGGCGACGCGTGGGACCCGGTCGCCGAGGTCACCGCGGTGCCCGGCCGGCCGGTCGTCGCCGTCGCCGGCGGCCCGGCCTTCACCTTCGGCTACGCCGAGACCGCCGAGCTGCTGACCGCCGCCGGCGCCGAGGTGGTGACCGTCGACCCGCTGCGCGACTCCGCACTGCCCGAGGGCACCGCGGCGCTGGTCGTCGGCGGCGGGTTCCCGGAGGTGCACGCCAGCGCGCTGAGCGCGAACGTCGGCCTGCGGACGGCGATCGCCGACCTCGCCGCCCGGGGAGGGCCGATCGCCGCCGAGTGCGCCGGGCTGCTCTACCTGTCCCGGGAGCTCGACGGCGAGCCGATGTGCGGCGTGCTGCCGACGACGACCGCGATGCACCCCCGGCTGACCCTGGGGTACCGGTCGGCGGTGGCGCTCACCGACAGCGTGCTCGCCCCGGCCGGCACTCGGGTCCGCGGTCACGAGTTCCACCGCACCACCGCCTCCCCCGCGGCGGGCGCGACCCCGGCCTGGCAGTGGAACGCCGACGGCCCCGAGGGCTTCGTCTCCGGCAGCGTGCACGCCAGCTACCTGCACCTCCACTGGGCCGGCTCCCCCGCCATGGCCTCGCGCTTCGTCACCGCGGCCGCTCGTCAGGAGGTGCTGGGTGCACATCGCTGA
- the cobO gene encoding cob(I)yrinic acid a,c-diamide adenosyltransferase, producing the protein MPQGQVTAVPVDGLTTRQRRNRPLLAVHTGEMKGKSTAAFGMAMRAWNQGWSIAVYQFVKSAKWKVGEENALTALGRLHAETGEGGPVVWHKMGSGWSWSRKHGEETDHAADAAEGWAQIKRDLAAEAHRFYVLDEFTYPLKWGWVDVEDVVETLTHRPGNQHVVVTGRDAHPRLVEAADLVVEMTKVKHPMDAGQKGQRGIEW; encoded by the coding sequence ATGCCGCAGGGGCAGGTCACCGCCGTCCCGGTCGACGGGCTCACCACCCGCCAGCGCCGTAACCGCCCGCTGCTGGCGGTGCACACCGGGGAGATGAAGGGCAAGTCCACCGCCGCGTTCGGGATGGCGATGCGGGCCTGGAACCAGGGGTGGTCGATCGCGGTCTACCAGTTCGTCAAGAGCGCCAAGTGGAAGGTCGGCGAGGAGAACGCGCTGACCGCACTGGGCCGGCTGCACGCCGAGACCGGCGAGGGCGGCCCGGTCGTCTGGCACAAGATGGGCTCGGGCTGGTCCTGGTCGCGCAAGCACGGCGAGGAGACCGACCACGCCGCCGACGCCGCCGAGGGCTGGGCGCAGATCAAGCGCGACCTGGCCGCCGAGGCGCACCGCTTCTACGTGCTCGACGAGTTCACCTACCCGCTGAAGTGGGGCTGGGTCGACGTCGAGGACGTCGTCGAGACCCTGACCCACCGGCCGGGCAACCAGCACGTGGTCGTCACCGGGCGCGACGCCCACCCCCGGCTCGTCGAGGCCGCCGACCTGGTCGTGGAGATGACCAAGGTCAAGCACCCGATGGACGCCGGCCAGAAGGGCCAGCGGGGGATCGAGTGGTGA
- a CDS encoding energy-coupling factor ABC transporter substrate-binding protein, whose protein sequence is MRRHVVTALLVLAVVALFALPLLLDDGSDYAGTDSRATELIEESDPGYTPWFSSVFSPGSAEVESGLFALQAALGGGVLGYVLGRLRGRRVAEKAAQQDEAGGP, encoded by the coding sequence GTGAGGCGGCACGTGGTGACGGCGCTGCTGGTGCTCGCCGTCGTCGCGCTGTTCGCGCTGCCGCTGCTCCTCGACGACGGGAGCGACTACGCCGGTACCGACAGCCGCGCGACCGAGCTGATCGAGGAGTCCGACCCGGGCTACACGCCGTGGTTCTCCTCGGTCTTCTCCCCGGGGTCCGCCGAGGTCGAGTCCGGGCTGTTCGCGCTCCAGGCAGCACTCGGCGGCGGCGTCCTGGGCTACGTGCTCGGCCGGCTGCGCGGACGCCGGGTCGCCGAGAAGGCGGCGCAGCAGGACGAGGCCGGCGGGCCGTGA
- a CDS encoding ABC transporter ATP-binding protein, whose protein sequence is MAAPACPPAVRVRDLRMTYGTHEVLTGVDFDVEQGEVVCLLGPNGAGKTTTIEVLEGFRLPSAGDVQVLGADPATGDDAWRARIGVVLQSWRDHPRWTPRRLLRYLAGYYAPWSTPAHPRPWDVDELLGTVGLTADADRKIATLSGGRRRRLDVAVGLIGRPELLFLDEPTAGFDPQARRDFHDLVHRLADLEGTSILLTTHDLGEAERLADRILILTDGRIVADGSADALTRQVAGTSEVRWAEHGERFVHATDEPIPFVRQLLAQHGDELTDLEVRRPDLEDTYLAMVQRFESRTPARHLAEVTP, encoded by the coding sequence GTGGCCGCACCCGCCTGTCCCCCCGCCGTCCGGGTCCGTGACCTGCGGATGACCTACGGCACCCACGAGGTGCTCACCGGCGTCGACTTCGACGTCGAGCAGGGCGAGGTGGTGTGCCTGCTGGGGCCCAACGGAGCGGGCAAGACGACCACGATCGAGGTGCTGGAGGGCTTCCGGCTGCCCTCGGCCGGCGACGTGCAGGTGCTCGGCGCCGACCCGGCGACCGGCGACGACGCCTGGCGGGCACGCATCGGGGTGGTGCTCCAGTCCTGGCGCGACCACCCGCGCTGGACGCCGCGGCGGCTGCTGCGCTACCTGGCGGGCTACTACGCCCCCTGGTCGACACCTGCGCACCCCCGCCCGTGGGACGTCGACGAGCTGCTGGGCACCGTCGGCCTCACCGCCGACGCCGACCGGAAGATCGCCACCCTGTCCGGGGGGCGGCGCCGCCGGCTCGACGTCGCCGTCGGCCTGATCGGCCGGCCGGAGCTGCTCTTCCTGGACGAGCCCACCGCCGGGTTCGACCCGCAGGCCCGGCGGGACTTCCACGACCTGGTGCACCGGCTCGCCGACCTCGAGGGCACCAGCATCCTGCTCACCACGCACGACCTCGGCGAGGCCGAGCGGCTGGCCGACCGGATCCTGATCCTCACCGACGGCCGGATCGTCGCCGACGGCAGTGCCGACGCGCTGACCCGCCAGGTGGCCGGTACCAGCGAGGTCCGCTGGGCCGAGCACGGCGAGCGTTTCGTGCATGCCACCGACGAGCCGATCCCCTTCGTCCGGCAGCTGCTCGCCCAGCACGGCGACGAGCTCACCGACCTGGAGGTGCGCC
- a CDS encoding putative cobaltochelatase, whose amino-acid sequence MTYPFGAVVGMDDMRLALLLNAVSPAVGGVLVRGEKGTAKSTTVRALSAVLPPVTVVAGCRFACDPAAPDPGCPDGPHDPGTPSVTRAARLVELPVGASEDRLVGSLDLERALTEGVKSFEPGLLAGAHRGVLYVDEVNLLHDHLVDLLLDAAALGRAYVEREGVSVQHAARFLLVGTMNPEEGELRPQLLDRFGLTVEVAAPRDADLRAEVVRRRFAHDADPAGFAATWAADEAALAARIAGARERLPQVVLSDAALRQVTSVCAAFDVDGLRADIVTARAAIAHAAWCGRTDVTEDDVRVAARLALPHRRRRNPFDAPGLDEDTLDQALADSRPDEPDDDPEPPTDGGPGGPDGGGGTPPPSGDAGKGTNTGGSEAETQVKEPMPADDEGPTTAPRGEGGGHTEAAPAPEKAAVAPDSPFRVQRLEVPGIGAGAAGRRSRARSERGRVVGSRRPDGPVTRLHLVDTVLAAAPHQRARGRSGTGLRVQREDLRQASLEGREGNLVLFVVDASGSMGARSRMAAVKGAVLSLLLDAYQRRDKVGLITFRGGEAELALPPTWSVEAAAARLTGLPTGGRTPLAAGLLRAHETLRLERVRDPHRRPLLVVVTDGRATGARGTDSLGESRRAAALLAATGVAGVVVDCESGPVRLGLAASLGLQLGAQILRLEELGAEQLAGVVRERRAA is encoded by the coding sequence GTGACCTACCCGTTCGGCGCCGTCGTCGGCATGGACGACATGCGGCTCGCCCTCCTGCTCAACGCCGTCTCGCCCGCCGTCGGCGGTGTGCTGGTCCGCGGGGAGAAGGGGACGGCGAAGTCCACCACCGTGCGGGCGCTGTCCGCCGTCCTCCCGCCGGTCACCGTCGTCGCCGGCTGCCGGTTCGCCTGCGACCCCGCCGCACCCGACCCCGGCTGCCCCGACGGCCCGCACGACCCCGGCACCCCGTCGGTCACCCGGGCCGCCCGGCTGGTCGAGCTCCCGGTCGGCGCCTCGGAGGACCGGCTGGTCGGCTCGCTGGACCTGGAGCGCGCGCTCACCGAGGGCGTGAAGTCCTTCGAGCCCGGACTGCTCGCCGGCGCCCACCGCGGCGTGCTGTACGTCGACGAGGTCAACCTGCTGCACGACCACCTGGTCGACCTGCTCCTCGACGCCGCCGCGCTCGGCCGCGCCTACGTCGAGCGGGAGGGCGTCTCGGTGCAGCACGCCGCCCGGTTCCTGCTGGTCGGCACGATGAACCCCGAGGAGGGCGAGCTCCGCCCCCAGTTGCTGGACCGCTTCGGCCTCACCGTCGAGGTGGCCGCCCCGCGGGACGCCGACCTCCGCGCCGAGGTGGTGCGCCGCCGCTTCGCCCACGACGCCGACCCGGCCGGCTTCGCCGCGACCTGGGCCGCCGACGAGGCCGCGCTGGCCGCCCGGATCGCCGGGGCGCGGGAACGGCTGCCGCAGGTCGTCCTCTCCGACGCGGCGCTGCGCCAGGTCACCAGCGTCTGCGCCGCCTTCGACGTCGACGGGCTGCGCGCCGACATCGTGACCGCCCGCGCCGCCATCGCGCACGCCGCCTGGTGCGGCCGCACCGACGTCACCGAGGACGACGTCCGGGTCGCCGCCCGGCTGGCCCTGCCGCACCGCCGCCGCCGCAACCCCTTCGACGCCCCCGGCCTGGACGAGGACACCCTGGACCAGGCCCTCGCCGACTCCCGCCCCGACGAGCCCGACGACGACCCCGAACCCCCGACCGACGGCGGCCCCGGCGGCCCCGACGGTGGCGGCGGCACTCCCCCGCCGTCCGGCGACGCAGGTAAAGGAACCAATACCGGCGGATCCGAGGCCGAAACGCAGGTAAAGGAACCTATGCCCGCGGACGACGAGGGGCCGACGACGGCGCCGCGCGGTGAGGGCGGTGGGCACACCGAGGCCGCGCCCGCGCCGGAGAAGGCGGCCGTCGCCCCCGACTCGCCGTTCCGCGTGCAGCGCCTGGAGGTGCCCGGCATCGGCGCGGGCGCGGCCGGGCGCCGGTCCCGGGCGCGCAGCGAGCGCGGCCGGGTGGTCGGCTCGCGGCGCCCCGACGGCCCGGTCACCCGGCTGCACCTGGTCGACACCGTGCTCGCCGCCGCACCGCACCAGCGGGCGCGCGGCCGCAGCGGCACCGGGCTGCGCGTCCAGCGCGAGGACCTGCGCCAGGCCTCGCTCGAGGGCCGCGAGGGCAACCTGGTGCTCTTCGTCGTCGACGCCAGCGGCTCGATGGGCGCCCGCTCGCGCATGGCCGCGGTGAAGGGCGCCGTCCTCTCCCTGCTGCTGGACGCCTACCAGCGGCGGGACAAGGTCGGGCTGATCACCTTCCGCGGCGGCGAGGCCGAGCTGGCCCTGCCGCCCACCTGGTCGGTCGAGGCGGCCGCCGCCCGGCTCACCGGCCTGCCCACCGGCGGCCGGACACCGCTGGCCGCCGGGCTGCTGCGCGCCCACGAGACCCTGCGGCTGGAACGGGTCCGCGATCCGCACCGCCGGCCGCTGCTCGTCGTCGTCACCGACGGGCGGGCCACCGGCGCCCGCGGCACCGACTCCCTCGGCGAGTCCCGGCGCGCGGCGGCACTGCTGGCGGCCACGGGGGTGGCCGGTGTCGTCGTCGACTGCGAGTCCGGCCCGGTGCGGCTGGGCCTGGCGGCGTCCCTGGGTCTCCAGCTCGGCGCGCAGATCCTGCGCCTGGAGGAGCTGGGCGCGGAGCAGCTGGCCGGCGTCGTCCGGGAACGGCGGGCGGCCTGA